The Rosa rugosa chromosome 1, drRosRugo1.1, whole genome shotgun sequence genomic sequence AGTCTGAACCTATTACCAATCCCAATTCAGCCACCCCAACTCTATCTGAAGTTTTGATCATCATCAGCTTCTTTTTTGTGTCTCCAATTATATAATCTGGTTTGTCGTGATTCTAACCTTTGTCATAAACCTTACAGAAATCCTCAGTTAAAGTTGATCCCAAATTTAGCTAATGATCTTCAAATGGTTGTCGAGACAACCTGCATAAAAGCTGAGAATTTGCAGAAGTCAGATGAGGAAACAAGCCAAGGGAATGATGAGAATCACTGTCAACTAAGAAGAAGTTTGCCTATGCTTGATCTGGATCTTAATCGTCCTCCTTGTCCTGCCACAATGTCTGAATCATCTGATGATCAAGAAAGTGGAAGACAATCACCCGGTGAGATGACATTGCTTTCTATATTCGTTTCTACATGTGAATTGATTGTCCTGTGCTTATTATTAAGGTGGCAACATAGTGTGGTAAGTTGGGATAGTTCTTAGGATTAACATCTTAAACAGCACTTTATGCATCGTTcagtattttcttttctagcttTGAGCTGATGCCAAGGTAACTCTTAGCAGCAGCTTATGTGAAAAACTCTATGACTTAAAAAATTTCTGTTCACTTCCATAACAAAAAGCAATTATCAAGTGATATTATTCCTGTTATTTTGACCATTATCTGCTAGTAGTGGTAATAAAAGACCGGATTTTACTTGTCCATGTACAAGGATATTATGCCTTAAAAAGTCTTCTGGCTCCACTTTTCTTTCCCTGTTAAGTTCTGCTGTGTTTTTAAATTTGATATCTTATAGGTTAGGTGCAAGATTGCAGGTTTGATAGAGAAGAAGAATAGAAGAGCAGCAAGTGACCGCATAGCAAAGATCACTTTACCAGATCTGGTGAAGTATTTTGATATCCCTATTGTGGAAGCTTCAAGAAGTCTGAATGTTGGACTTACAGTACTGAAAAAGAAATGTAGAGAGTTTGGTATTCCTCGTTGGCCACATAGGAAGATAAAATCGCTTGACAGCCTCATTCGTGATCTTCAGGTCCTTCTTCATTTCCCCTTCCTCGTATGTTCATTACTCGCACCTTTTGTAAATATTGACATGATTCCACTAAGTGGAACAATCTATCTTCCAAAATTAAATTGATAGTTACTTGGTTCACTAATTGGGTTCCAACTAGTTCATGAACATTAAGTATAttaaataatatgattacatgATAGATTTATATAATGAACTGAAGACTTGAATATGTTCATATTGAAATATATGAAAATACACATGCATTTTATATATGTACAGTTGTTTATAGTTACGAGTGTGCAGGAAGAGACGGGGTTCCAACAGAAGGAGAACAAGGCTGCAGCCTTAGCAGTTGCGAAGAGGCAAAGGATGTTGGAGAGTGAAAAAGAAAGCATAGAGAGGAGACCCTTCTTGGATATGAAGATCGAGACCAAGAGGTTCAGGCAAGATGTTTTCAAGAGAAGGCATAGAGCCAGAGTTCTTAGAAGCCAGGGCCTATCACTCTCTggcaattaaattaaagtatcTATCTATATATTAGGAGAACTGGAGCTAGGAGGTTGAGGTGATATGTTTCCAAATTGTAAAAACATCAACTTTTAGATCGGTTGCATCGGTGTTCTCAAAACTCTTGTTTAGTTCCAGATATAAAATTTTGGGCAAAACCAATGAATTGTATCTGTAGTTTCAGATATTGGATTAAGGGTTGCCATGACAGTTTAATGACTTgtatttcagtttttgttttatCTTCAGCTCATTTGGGATCATCTTTTGCTTGTTATAATCATGTATGCGTAAGTAGGTGTAAACATCCAATTTTGGTGGTGTAAACATTCCAGGTTAATGTCAAAACGTATAAAAGCTCAGCCTCTATCTATCTATGCCTGAAACATGCCTTCATCCCCCCTGGAGGATAATCACAATCTTTTGCGTTTTACCGATTCGTTAAAagtaagaaataattccatGGTTTTCGTGCTTTTGATAGATACATGTCAATGTGGTGGTCTACTGAATCAGAGAAACCAAATGGTGCAAGGCAAAAGGACGTGACGTGTTCACGGTCAGCTTCTGGTCAAACTGGTCAAGCACTCAACAAGCTGCATTTACATGCAGAACTATTTCTGTTCAGACATCTCTCTTTCCGCTCTGTTTCTGCTTTTTAATTTCGACTACTTTCTGCGGGGGGTTTTGCCAAAGAGCAATATGTTTTCTTAAGCGTGTGCCTGCCACGTTATTGGCACCCAAGTACCAATTGCGGCTGTACCATAGTAGACTGTGTTTGACTCACTCGGCACTAGTCCCAGGAGGATGTTTCTGTTGCTTTTCTTCATTCACGATTCACTTCAGTTGGTTGGTTTCATATACTGACTTCAGTTGGTTGGTTTCATGTACGTACGGTTTCCAGAGTTTCAAGATTACATTAACATCATGTTCCACAGTTGTACGTATACAATTATGCCAAATTGATTTCGAGTTTATTGTTCAATCTTTTCATGATTTCGAATTTGATGTTCAATCTGATCTTGAATTTGTTCACGCATTTGGCTCAAGCTCGGCCGGCAGATGATTCTTGCTCAAAATTGTCGGGACAAGTTTTAGGGTTAAGCAAGTTGCCGTCCACCATTGATGTCTTTAGGAGCAAGACGACGAACCCTATCAATCCGAGTGGCCATTTTGCAAAGCCCATTCGTTTGGGTGAAAAATATGCCGAGTCCTTTTCAAACACGTTTCCAGGTCTAGGTGAAGACAGCTGGCACTCGTAGAAGGCCtccacttatatatatatatatggcctcccttttttttttggccatttcaAGGAATTCCTTGTGGGATCTACTTTTCAATCTCATTTCggcatcttgaccgttcagtttttaggtcctaatgtatagctcacttttgcaaattttcagctaaattgatgaccgtgaaggtatcgaactagattaaatcaatggacgaaccgaatatgtctaacatgaaccgttcatgcttataattataaatcgcagtatgaatgtcttaataattatcaatttagctAAAAATTTGCATAGGTGATCTActagacctaaaaactaaacggttgagacatgaaaatgtgatcgaaaagttggtctaataagCGATttcttaaaatgacaaaaaaatggacctcactagaagggtcgtgtgtgtgtgtatatatatatatatatgatttcttATTTTAGGGTTCAGAAGATGACATCTAAATGAGGAATTTGTGATGGTATGTAATCAAATAAGTTGTTAGTCTGTCATGCTATTTTAGCTTTCATATTTTTTCACGAAAATGAAATTTGAGACTTTGGAAATTATTTATAATTTCATgtgtttttgtttgtctttgtaCTTCATCTAATATATGTGAAAATAAATTTGGCCATTCTAATCACATATTTCACTTCTATTAACATTTATGTGatacaaaataataaaatttacATGAAAACAAGTCCTTTATTGTCCAGCGGGTGAGTCGCAGCTCTAACCCTAATTCCGGAAATAGGTATCTTCTAAACTCTCTTGTCCTGCGGGTGATATCGGTTAAAGAGATCTTTCCTGTCTTCCGTTCTCCACTTAAGTTAAGATAGCTACTAGACTAGACGACCCAATTTTGACAATATTGTGAAAGCAAAACAAAGCTTTTTAAGCCTTTAACTATGAACTCATTTGATGTCTTTAGTGATGATCTTCACTTTAGTAGTCGTCGTTTTTCATGTTCAGAATgaattttattgaaaattaacataaattttatttcattaattTGTAAGTTCACCATTTATTGTTCGATAACTTCTTTACGCCAAAAACTAGTAAAACAGACATTTTAGAAAATGATACATGTCCAAATTAATAGCGCATTTACTCATGCTCTCTAGTCTCTATCTAATCCTCTGCGCAAAACTATGATCATCATCTTCCCCTAATAACACGCCAATTAAAGACAATGAAATATTAACCAAGACTATTGAAATGAGAAAAAGGTAATTTGATTGGAGAGATGGCAGTGAGAGCTCTGCCGCCGATAAACCCTAGCCGCCCTGGCTTGGGTATTCAAACATGCTTTGAAGCGTCGACGTCATCACTGGTCGGAGCCTGCTTCGCCGGAATTCAATGTCAAGATCTCTTGATGACTTTCTTTTGGGTTCTCTGTCTCCGATTTCCTTCTGCGATCGGGGATGCTAATCCTGCAACTGTGAATCATACTCGAGATCGATTGCGGCTGGATTGGGGGATTCGACCAAGGGTTCGGAATAAGACGACCCGCGATCACCTGCGATTGGGTCGTCTTCGGGAGATGACAACGGTGGAGCGCGGCGGTGCCGGTTTGATTGGGTTCATTTGGAATCCCACTTGGAGTGCGGCGGAGCCGGTTTGGCTTCTGATGGAGGCGGTGCTGGGTTATGCAGACCTCACCGTGTTCTTGTTTCCCGTTGCAGTGATTATCGTCTACTGGCTATGGTGGAACATATGGGCGGTGATTCGAGGCGGTGACACCAAGGACCTGATTCGGCTCTGGGTGCCCCGATTATTTTGGGTAGCTGTGCAGGTGGGTTGTCTTTGGACCCTAGTTCAAACCCGGATCTGGGTGATGTCGATGGCAGGAGTTCTCTCATTGTGGTGGATGTTTGATCGGCCAAAGTTAATGGCGGCGCCGTCGTCAGGGTGGTCTCCAGCAGCGAAGCTACTTTTGGGCCTTAAGCTTGGGCCTCCATCTGAGTTGGGTGCCCTAGTCAGTTTTGGACTTTTGTTGGGGTCCAGAATGTCTAGTGGGGCTTTTAGCCTTGATGGGCTGCTGGTTCAGCCTAGAGCATGGAAGATAGATTCTGGGCCTGGCCTTTTTGGGTTCGGAGTGACTGGTGGGTTTTTATACCCACCCTCTAgttagttttttcttttaaactTGCCTATTACTATGCGTACTGTGTCGTAGTTAATAGGCTCGCTTTGAATAAATGAGCATGAAATGTTGAATGAATGTGGAACATATGGGCGGTGATTCGAGGCGGTGACACCAAGGACCTGATTCGGCTCTGGGTGCCCCGATTATTTTGGGTAGCTGTGCAGGTGGGTTGTCTTTGGACCCTAGTTCAAACCCGGATCTGGGTGATGTCGATGGCAGGAGTTCTCTCATTGTGGTGGATGTTTGATCGGCCAAAGTTAATGGCGGCGCCGTCGTCAGGGTGGTCTCCAGCAGCGAAGCTACTTTTGGGCCTTAAGCTTGGGCCTCCATCTGGGTTGGGTGCCCTAGTCAGTTTTGGACTTTTGTTGGGGTCCAGAATGTCTAGTGGGGCTTTTAGCCTTGATGGGCTGCTGGTTCAGCCTAGAGCATGGAAGATAGATTCTGGGCCTGGCCTTTTTGGGTTCGGAGTGACTGGTGGGTTTTTATACCCACCCTCTAgttagttttttcttttaaactTGCCTATTACTATGCGTACTGTGTCGTAGTTAATAGACTCGCTTTGAATAAATGAGCATGAAATATTGAATGAATGGTCCTATAGTATGTATCACCGTGGTGTCTACTGCATCACAACTTCTTGTCTATCTGTACATGGtagcggaaggatatgtaatggtcattctgacCTTATCCTACATTAATGAAATCTCTATAAtgttcattgtcaaaaaaaaaaaaaaaaactattgaaaTGAGTATTTGCTAATTTCATTCAGGTAACAAAAAATGAAATACAGCTTCCATGCTCGAGTTTCATGCTTGAAGATCAACAATCACTCAGCTTGAGAAACTGGATATAAAATGGAAGGTCAACTGGTCAAGTATTTAGCTTACCAGTTCAGATTTCCTGAAaagttatatattatatattatacatTTCTGTGTTTGTTGCTTTCTTCATCCTTGACATGCATGTATAGGTTAGGTCAAGCTGTGTAAAACGTGGTACatgatcttcttctttctggtTTTGTGTGGACATATATAGAAAggaaaggaattttttttttttttttttgttgactcACTCGGTTGAATTTATTGTCTGTACGTAGTATCTAGTATTACGAACAGAAGACGAAGTTTCTagtgcttttcttttttgttataCGTGCACAAATTTTGCAGTGCATCCTTGAAACTCAATTGAGAGTGACAAGGCTTCAAATCTTTTGAAcaactccatatatatatatagtcaataCATATTTTGAACTTCATTAAATATAACTAGTTTATGTGTTTGGCCAAATTCAACGACACATATATGATGTTTAAATTCAAATAATTGTGGACTAGTGTTCGGTAACAAAATATTAATGAGAAAGGGAAAAagatacaaacagtacccaacctatgGGCCACTagtaactttcgtacctcaacttCAAAAACTATCACTTTAGTACTCAGGTTATCTAGCCCGACTCAACTTTAGTACCTAAAACACTGTTGGCCGTTACGGAGTTAGTAAATTGTCAAATTTTGAGGGGTATTCTCGTCATTTCactagatttcttcttcttcttcttcttcttcttcctcaagctCTCTTCATTTTCTGCTGGGCAGGCTGCGCAGGCGTGGGACGCGGGGAGCGGGGCTGCTGATGTGGGGGCAGTAGGTGTTGTGAGTGCAGGTGGGGAGCTAGATGATGCGCTGGGCGAGGTTGGGCAGCGACTCGGCGAGGCTGGGCAGCGCTCGGCCTGGTGTGCTGATCTGGCCGGCTATGGGGCTGCTGCAAGGCAGGTGGGGCTGGAGAGGAGGAGGCGCGGGGCTGTTATCAACTAAAACCTCAAACACCACAGCCGCATCTCTTCATACTTcagttctctctttctctcttcgcGTCTCTGCTGTTGTTTTGCTTCTTCGCGGCTTCCTCAACGAACGAACGACCAAGACTTGAAGGCTTGAACTCCAGATTGAAGGCTTGAAGCTTGAAATCCAGATTGAAGAGAAGGCTTGAACTCCGATCCAGATTGAAGGCTTGAACTCCTTGAATCTTGAAGGTCGATTTAATTCCCATGTGCATGCTACAGTTGCTGCACGCCTCTCCCActcttaaaaaataaaactgcTCACCCACTATCTGTTTAAAGTTTAAAACATGGGAATTGTTTatgaaggaggagagagagagagtacccaTGTGAGGGTCGGTTTgcaggaggagagagagaaggaaaaaaaaaaaaaaaagaacagtacCATGGtgtgaaggagaagagagatgaACAGTGGAAGGTGGGGTCGGTTTgcaggagagagaaaaaatgaacAGTACCATGTGAGGGTCGGTTTgcaggaggagagagagaaggaaaaaaaaatgaacagtaCCAGGGtgggaaggagaagagagatgaACAGTAGAAGGACAGATTTACCCTTGCAAAGTTAACACCGTTAATGGCGAAGTGGATGGCATGTATGAATGTTAGGTCGTGTTAGATAATctgggtaccattgtgatagtttttgaagttgaggtacgaaagttactAGTGGCCCAtaagttgggtactgtttgtatctTTTTCCCAATGAGAAATGCTAACTATCTTTCTCTCCAACTTTCTAATTTCTACATTTTTTATTCATTGTCTGTTATGTGTAATCTATGTGTTATTTAATGAatacaaaaaataatatttcattCCGTCAGAAATAAATAACgttaaagaaaaataataaataattatttCTTGAATGCATTAAAtttcaccatgggggtaggagtaaAATCCTTTGAACATCTTCATcataaagaagagaaaaaaaaaaaaaaaaaaatttcacacgacatacaataaattaaaaaggtaGAAATAAGAAAGTTGGACGAGAAGGTAGCTGCAATCTTTAATTTGACCAAATTTGAGTCGGCCTATATTGCTTAGAATCCTGATTTGGGACATCCAAACATGTACAAACAATAATTATATGATGGTAAATTAATTTGTTCCCAGAACATATTTCATTCATTTAGCATTGATTTGAAAAAACATATTTGGTGAAAAGCTCTTTCAAAATGAATGCTAAGGCCTATTATAGTGTACAAATATATATCACGAAGCATATTGGTGAGGCTCAGAGGGTGGCCTCCTAGGGAGGTCTTGGCCGGCTTCCACCATGATGAGGTAACTCAGGTACTGGTCTACGGGGTATATGTCGTGGTCGGATCCCACCATGTTCTGTGATCCCACTAAAAGAGTGTTACTTATATTTAGTGACATAGTAATACTAGAGGTATGTATAAGTCCTCAGAGTCTTCAAATAAAAATAACTTCTTGGTTAAAGATTGCAAACCCGATATCATTAAGTATAAGTGACGTTCGGACGGCGCCTTATCAAATTATAAATCCATAAGAATTCTCATTTCAAAATTAAATTTTGTGAAGTATGGAATAAGCTAATCAATGTCTCTAATTTTCTTTTCACATTTGATCGCGTGTGATTTAGAGTCTGAAAACAACCAGTCCTATCTGCGTTGAGTCGCCCAAGGCTTAATCTAACTAACGAAAAGCATTAGTAAATGACGActtttaagaagaagaagaagaaaatggcgTTTGACAACGGAAATAATCCACAACTAGTCACTAATAATGAAACAACAAAGTGAATTTCATGGCAACTGCCAAGAACACCAGGTCCAACACTCCAACTATTTATAAAGTCCACCAAGCAGCATAGAAAACCCACTTCTCTCGTTCTCTTTTACTTCTCCTTTTGCTCTAATTCCCTCCGCAAATTATGATCCATGTTGTTCTAgtacaagagagagagagagagagaattagtTGACATAGACTGAAAATGGGTATCTGCTTTGGATCTCCTGCTACTCTCCCTAACACCATCACAAcaacatcaactacaggtaacTATTACTTCCAAGTTCAATCAAAGCAAAGACAATTGGGTCACtgaaaagatcaaaactttctcTGAAGTCTCAAAGAAAGATgggttctttctctttttccatGTTGATCGATCTTTCTTACTTTGTGTTTGATCTTCATAATCCATATCTGATGTATGCATCTTTTGTGTTCATTTCTATAGGGACAATTGAAATTCACAGCAGGAATAGAGTTTCACAGACAAGCAGCAGCACAATGAGAAGTCAATTTTCTCATTTTTCAGAAGCAACAACATCAACACTAAGCCCAAGATTTGATGATGATCAGCAGTCAACGGATGGCGAAATTTTGGAGACATCAACTTTGAGAGTCTTCAGTTTTGCAGATATGAAATCTGCTACCAAGAACTTCAAGTCAGATCAAATTCTGGGTGAGGGAGGATTTGGTAGAGTTTTCAAAGGTTGGGTGGATGAGAAAACTCTTCAACCATGTAAGGCTGGCACTGGAATGATGGTTGCTGTCAAGAAATTAAACCCAGAAAGTATGCAAGGTTTCCAAGAGTGGCAGGTGATTGTTTTTCCCCTCTAACAATGCATTATTGAGCATTTTTAATAATGaccatgtgtttttttttttatccgcCTCCTAGGCATCTTTATTTGGCAAAAGCCTATTGCCCACAAGTTTATTTCTGCTAtttattattttcaattccattagAATTCAGCTGAACTGGATGGGGGCCCCACATACCTCCTCCATTGCTTCATGTTACAGTTTTTACAAGCCAATGAAAGTTTGACTATAATgaataaagaaacaaacaaggaaAGATCTGTCTTGTTCTATTGATTTCAAGGTTTACCTGTACAATAAGTCTATGCATTGATTTTGTCAGAATGTAGAAGATTCTTTGTCGTGCATTTTCTCACTTGCACCATTTTGTTTGGAAACTTAATcttcctaattatgttcaaaacCATTGAAAATGCGTTTAAATTCAATGTTGTTCCCAAACTTGATTAGAGCTAGCTTGATGTACATTTTCAACTCAGTGCAGCTGAAGTTTTCGGAAATGTTTTATTGAACGAAAGTTTTTGATTTAAATCCTCCATTCCCCAATTTTGTAGCGAGTTGCATTGTGGGAAATTGATAATTAATATGGGATAGCATTGGCACTTCCAACTCATTTTCAATTGAAACCACCAATTTTGTGAAGAAGAGACTTGAGATCATTCAACACGAGGATCAAAATGTTTCCTTTGGCATCTAAATTTAACGCACTAAAGGCCGAATCATTCTTTTAAACCCCAATGCCAGATAGTGGTGTGTTTCTCATGGCACATTGTGATTGCTCTCCTAGTTATGTATAGTTTGGTTCTCAGGGGTGTtaacccattttctctattatGCTTTCTTTTGAAGCTAATAGTAATGTCTTTCCTGTCATTTGATAATGCAGTCAGAAGTGAACTTTCTAGGAAGGCTTTCTCATCCCAACCTTGTCAAGCTATTGGGATACTGTTGGGAAGACGCGGAGCTACTCCTTGTTTATGAGTTCATGCAGAAAGGTAGCTTGGAGAATCATCTTTTCAGAAGTACGTACAAAATCATTGTGAAAACAAAACATTTTTGCTTAAGTTCATCATCATGAATTCGTGGTATTGACTCTATAAATCGCTTCGAGCAGGGAATCCTAACATTGAACCACTATCTTGGGACATTAGAATCAGAATAGCTATTGGAGCAGCTCGAGGCCTAGCATTCTTGCACAGTTcagaaaaacaaatcatataTAGAGATTTCAAGGCCTCAAATATATTGCTTGATGGGGTTAGTTCTTTTTTCCAATCCCAGCCTTTCGTATTCTGATTCACTATATTGGATTCTGCTTTATTTTGTGCCTAACATCTTTTGGTGATATCTTCTGCAGAATTATAATGCAAAAATCTCAGATTTTGGCTTGGCGAAATTGGGACCAACTGGTGGAGActcacatgtgtcaactagagTTATGGGGACATATGGTTATGCTGCTCCAGAATACATTGCAACAGGTAATGATATCTATAGTAAAAATGGAAGCTAAGTAATTTCCGAATTTCATATATGAAGTatgtctttgttcttttttacCCCGTCTCATCACCAAGACCAGCCCTTGAGCCCCGTAGAGTTTGATTTCTACTAGGAAATTGATAAATGAGTCTGTAAATTCAAATCCTTTACAAACAGGCATATATACAAGCCAAATTTAACATATAAAGTGCATCATCTTTTCAACAGGTCATTTGTATGTGAAGAGCGACGTGTATGGTTTCGGTGTTGTGCTGCTTGAAATTCTGACAGGGTTACGAGCACTCGATACAAAACGCCCTAAGGAGCAACTTAATCTGGTGGACTGGGCTAAACCACTTCTTCCTCATCGAAGAAAGTTAAAAACCATTATGGATGCAAGGATGGAGGGCCAATATTCCTTCAAGGCAGCATTACAGACAgcaaatattactctaaaatgCCTGGCGCCAGATCCTAAAAGCCGGCCTTCCATGAAAGAAGTCTTGGAAGAACTGGAACAGGTTCAGGCAATCAGAGAAAAACCAAAGCCATCATTACTAATTACCTCTAGGCAAACTACTTCTATTGCTCGATCCTATGTACTTCAAGAGCCTGTTCGTCGTTCCCCGCTTCACTCCAGGTACCAAGCCACTACATGAGATGAGAATGTCAATCAAGCACCTGAGAAGACCAAGTGTTGAGGTTGGACTCTCACAAATCATAATTGTATGTTCAAACATTGAGACTAATCAGAATGTTAGAACAGTCAATCACCTTTTGTTCTTTCATTTCCCatgttgattttttattttttgtagcCATTGTTTTAGTTCATAACAAATTTTGTTCATGTAGACAGCAGCACTTCTGCTGAATCAGATGATATATATTGTTCTATAGACCACACGAGTATCAACTTTTCTATCTCATTTTTTTCGTCATAGCAATCGCTGTGTTACCGTAGTACTACATCTCTGGATACCTTGGTAATACAGAGTAAACAAGCACATGAACACTCTTTCCTTGTAAGCAGATTTTGCTGCAACTATCCATGGGTTAACATGGTATCACAGTTGGGGGAAAGTGTTGGCATAAACTCAGATTTTCGTACTGATCTTTGTGAGCTGGTTTTGCAAAAAGAAGTTCTAGAATTATTGTAAAACCCAATTGAAACCTGAGGATAGCACAAATCTATATAACAAGCTCTAGAATTATTGTAAGAACCCTAATCCATACATTCATTAGCAGAAAGATGGTAATGCTTTAATAATGTATCATGAATTATAAAAGATCATGAGCATGATTACATTCAATTAGACAATAGATAAGTGGGATATAAAGGCCCAGTTGACAGGTTGGTGAGAGTTGAGACAGCCACAGTGAAGTGGGTAAACAAATGAAATACCCATATCCACCATCTGCAAGACCAGCTCATGTTAAGTGCATGGTGAACTAGAAAGCAATATATATAGCAATTTCTGTTAAAAATGCATTATGACATATATAAAGAAAGGTCTTGAAT encodes the following:
- the LOC133715514 gene encoding probable serine/threonine-protein kinase PIX13 isoform X1; amino-acid sequence: MGICFGSPATLPNTITTTSTTGTIEIHSRNRVSQTSSSTMRSQFSHFSEATTSTLSPRFDDDQQSTDGEILETSTLRVFSFADMKSATKNFKSDQILGEGGFGRVFKGWVDEKTLQPCKAGTGMMVAVKKLNPESMQGFQEWQSEVNFLGRLSHPNLVKLLGYCWEDAELLLVYEFMQKGSLENHLFRRNPNIEPLSWDIRIRIAIGAARGLAFLHSSEKQIIYRDFKASNILLDGNYNAKISDFGLAKLGPTGGDSHVSTRVMGTYGYAAPEYIATGHLYVKSDVYGFGVVLLEILTGLRALDTKRPKEQLNLVDWAKPLLPHRRKLKTIMDARMEGQYSFKAALQTANITLKCLAPDPKSRPSMKEVLEELEQVQAIREKPKPSLLITSRQTTSIARSYVLQEPVRRSPLHSRYQATT
- the LOC133715514 gene encoding probable serine/threonine-protein kinase PIX13 isoform X2 — translated: MGICFGSPATLPNTITTTSTTGTIEIHSRNRVSQTSSSTMRSQFSHFSEATTSTLSPRFDDDQQSTDGEILETSTLRVFSFADMKSATKNFKSDQILGEGGFGRVFKGWVDEKTLQPCKAGTGMMVAVKKLNPESMQGFQEWQSEVNFLGRLSHPNLVKLLGYCWEDAELLLVYEFMQKGNPNIEPLSWDIRIRIAIGAARGLAFLHSSEKQIIYRDFKASNILLDGNYNAKISDFGLAKLGPTGGDSHVSTRVMGTYGYAAPEYIATGHLYVKSDVYGFGVVLLEILTGLRALDTKRPKEQLNLVDWAKPLLPHRRKLKTIMDARMEGQYSFKAALQTANITLKCLAPDPKSRPSMKEVLEELEQVQAIREKPKPSLLITSRQTTSIARSYVLQEPVRRSPLHSRYQATT
- the LOC133727160 gene encoding protein RKD5 isoform X2; amino-acid sequence: MDSCDPHFLRSLLVFKNTINQGNGSYVEFRAYPVLRLMKFRVSQVLEGYVNGCWVCILAFHANRSPNFTCTPSILSVSRNPQLKLIPNLANDLQMVVETTCIKAENLQKSDEETSQGNDENHCQLRRSLPMLDLDLNRPPCPATMSESSDDQESGRQSPGLIEKKNRRAASDRIAKITLPDLVKYFDIPIVEASRSLNVGLTVLKKKCREFGIPRWPHRKIKSLDSLIRDLQEETGFQQKENKAAALAVAKRQRMLESEKESIERRPFLDMKIETKRFRQDVFKRRHRARVLRSQGLSLSGN
- the LOC133727160 gene encoding protein RKD5 isoform X1; this translates as MDSCDPHFLRSLLVFKNTINQELIRSLHVYGLEDGKENEVEREFLFSGNGSYVEFRAYPVLRLMKFRVSQVLEGYVNGCWVCILAFHANRSPNFTCTPSILSVSRNPQLKLIPNLANDLQMVVETTCIKAENLQKSDEETSQGNDENHCQLRRSLPMLDLDLNRPPCPATMSESSDDQESGRQSPGLIEKKNRRAASDRIAKITLPDLVKYFDIPIVEASRSLNVGLTVLKKKCREFGIPRWPHRKIKSLDSLIRDLQEETGFQQKENKAAALAVAKRQRMLESEKESIERRPFLDMKIETKRFRQDVFKRRHRARVLRSQGLSLSGN